The following coding sequences lie in one Fusarium poae strain DAOMC 252244 chromosome 1, whole genome shotgun sequence genomic window:
- the SPE3 gene encoding putrescine aminopropyltransferase (BUSCO:35021at5125) has translation MSNEEITHPTIVDGWFREISDMWPGHAMTLRVEKVLVHEKSKYQDVLIFKSTDFGNVLVLDNVIQCTERDEFSYQEMIAHLALNSHPNPKKVLVIGGGDGGVLREIVKHDCVEEATLCDIDEAVVRLSKQHLPSMSCGFDHPKAKTHIGDGFKFLNDYKNEFDVIITDSSDPDGPAEALFQKSYFQLLHDALREGGVISTQGSESPWLHLPLIARLKKDCGAIFPVAEYAFTTIPTYPSGQIGFMICSKDPKADVKNPLRSWTKEEEDAKLRYYSSEIHKAAFVLPKFAAKALE, from the exons ATGGCTGGTTCCGAGAGATCTCGGACATGTGGCCCG GCCATGCCATGACCCTCCGAGTTGAGAAGGTCCTCGTCCACGAGAAGAGCAAGTACCAGGATGTCCTCATCTTCAAGTCCACCGACTTCGGCAACGTTCTCGTCCTCGACAACGTCATCCAGTGCACCGAGCGCGATGAGTTCTCCTACCAGGAGATGATTGCTCACCTTGCCCTCAACTCCCACCCCAACCCCAAGAAGGTTCTTGTCATTGGTGGTGGCGACGGTGGTGTTCTCCGTGAGATTGTCAAGCACGACTGTGTCGAGGAGGCTACCCTCTGCGACATTGACGAGGCTGTCGTCCGTCTCTCCAAGCAGCATCTCCCCTCCATGTCCTGTGGCTTCGACCACCCCAAGGCCAAGACCCACATTGGCGATGGCTTCAAGTTCCTCAACGACTACAAGAACGAGTTCGACGTCATCATCACCGACTCCTCTGACCCCGATGGTCCCGCCGAGGCTCTCTTCCAGAAGAGCTACTTCCAGCTCCTCCACGATGCTCTCCGTGAGGGCGGTGTCATTTCTACTCAAGGTT CTGAGAGCCCCTGGCTCCATCTCCCTCTCATCGCTCGTCTCAAGAAGGACTGTGGTGCCATCTTCCCCGTCGCCGAGTACGCCTTCACCACCATCCCCACCTACCCCTCTGGCCAGATCGGCTTCATGATCTGCTCCAAGGACCCCAAGGCCGATGTCAAGAACCCCCTCCGATCCTGgaccaaggaggaggaggatgccaAGCTCCGATACTACTCTTCCGAGATCCACAAGGCCGCCTTTGTCCTTCCCAAGTTCGCTGCCAAGGCTCTTGAGTAA